A window of the Paenibacillus woosongensis genome harbors these coding sequences:
- a CDS encoding copper amine oxidase N-terminal domain-containing protein, producing MKKWFMAMTIAVLVISLFGATASAASLPPTFVSVVLDGKKIWFPDAQAYVDENQRTLVPVRFVAESLGAKVGWEAQSQSVPIERDGQQIRLQIGSNIALVNGQEVALDTQVVTKDGRTYVPLRFVSEVLGAEVEWDGSTSTVTIHTKDISESDTDKWGRLLRTTDLPKNAADYPYILADVPNEMYEMAYPHSRPSESKVSSELYASIPEYNKQNVDIWMGHLKTFGALLLNVDYRTIDDTWAQAMFATKMQNSNAELRYIREYVDWVKENQIHIMGYLEPEPSMIFYDGFGADYIRVKFRVQFLSFKHHERLIYDNWFPQEADFEKNVWYEGYADIKMVTNVGGNWGSTLKVSPTASLFFNHTISKVE from the coding sequence GTGAAGAAATGGTTTATGGCCATGACGATTGCCGTCCTGGTTATCAGCTTGTTCGGGGCTACGGCAAGTGCTGCCAGTCTTCCTCCTACGTTTGTAAGCGTGGTGCTGGACGGCAAGAAAATATGGTTTCCCGATGCCCAAGCTTATGTTGATGAGAACCAGCGGACATTAGTGCCGGTTCGCTTTGTCGCAGAGTCGCTCGGTGCCAAGGTTGGCTGGGAAGCTCAGAGCCAATCGGTGCCGATTGAACGGGACGGCCAGCAGATTCGACTTCAAATCGGTTCAAATATTGCGCTTGTCAATGGACAAGAGGTCGCTTTAGATACGCAAGTGGTAACCAAGGACGGCCGGACGTATGTGCCGTTGCGCTTTGTCAGCGAGGTGCTGGGCGCAGAGGTGGAATGGGACGGCAGTACGTCAACGGTGACAATTCACACGAAGGACATCTCTGAGAGCGACACGGATAAATGGGGGCGCTTGCTCCGCACGACGGATCTTCCGAAAAATGCGGCGGACTATCCCTACATTTTGGCCGATGTTCCCAATGAGATGTACGAGATGGCGTACCCCCACTCCCGTCCTTCAGAAAGCAAAGTGTCTTCCGAACTGTACGCGTCCATCCCCGAATACAACAAGCAGAACGTGGACATCTGGATGGGACACTTAAAAACGTTTGGCGCTTTGTTGTTAAATGTAGATTACCGCACGATTGATGATACGTGGGCGCAGGCCATGTTTGCAACGAAGATGCAAAACTCCAATGCGGAATTGAGATACATTCGTGAATATGTGGATTGGGTGAAAGAAAATCAAATTCATATTATGGGCTACCTGGAACCGGAGCCATCCATGATTTTTTATGACGGGTTTGGAGCGGATTATATTCGCGTCAAGTTTCGGGTTCAATTCCTCTCGTTTAAACATCATGAACGGTTGATTTATGATAACTGGTTTCCGCAGGAAGCAGATTTTGAGAAGAATGTGTGGTATGAAGGGTACGCCGACATCAAAATGGTCACCAATGTCGGCGGCAATTGGGGAAGCACGTTGAAAGTCTCGCCAACGGCCAGCTTGTTTTTCAACCACACGATTTCAAAGGTGGAATGA
- a CDS encoding pilus assembly protein CpaF translates to MMGVLHGLLIGGIVLIGVLFLYLRMSRTLPERQQESPVYTLKAMEEYVKRALHDVISANLTDYGLSEEEYRRRKNKRAEMKKALRGCTSGDLRDKMYVKQYITDLLAQHYTLDHEHLNRLIPFDCPESLSHQDRFDILLHVYKKRHGYHALSELIRRYDLDRPKPDAHEEQELSYRITSEEIGEIYEQEDVQLSEEDKLQIVVQRIYQHYKGFSVVDELRDMRIDGVSGGVSGLPPSVWEETWDWEGDVQLGEVPRAHDSVWVFYEGKSIHLSFLSFGSELELRRVCQNIYKHNFPGQLSETTGYKVNEMADGSRVVVLRPRFAESWAFFVRKFDVQNATLEQLIRDEHAELPIALIRYLVMGERITAITGAQGSGKTTLLMAMVRHISALLPIRVQEMSFELQLRKIYPNRNILSLRETETISGQAGLDIQKKTDGSVNILGEVATDPVAAWMIQMAQVASLFTLFTHHAKTFRDLVLSLRNSLLKTGVFTNEQVAEQQVVSVINFDIHLKRDADGRRYIERITECVPLAQEMPYRTDFREKKTLDEKMDAFMETVTDYFHRSTDRKLYEARNVIEYRDGRYVAVHPLSEQSRKDITERLAGPDQAAFEAFLCNWGDGDES, encoded by the coding sequence ATGATGGGCGTGTTACATGGTCTGTTGATCGGAGGCATTGTCTTAATAGGCGTATTGTTCCTGTATTTGCGCATGAGCCGAACCTTGCCGGAACGCCAGCAGGAATCGCCGGTGTACACGTTGAAGGCGATGGAAGAATACGTCAAAAGAGCACTGCATGACGTGATAAGCGCCAATCTGACGGATTACGGTCTATCAGAAGAAGAGTACCGGCGACGGAAAAACAAGCGGGCCGAGATGAAAAAAGCGCTGCGCGGATGCACGTCTGGTGATCTGCGTGACAAAATGTATGTCAAGCAATATATAACCGATTTGCTTGCACAGCACTATACGTTGGATCATGAACATCTGAACCGGTTGATCCCGTTTGATTGCCCTGAATCGTTGTCGCATCAGGATCGGTTTGACATCTTGCTTCATGTATACAAAAAACGTCACGGCTATCATGCGCTTAGTGAACTCATACGCCGCTATGATCTGGATCGGCCCAAGCCGGATGCCCATGAAGAACAGGAGCTGTCTTACCGTATTACGTCTGAGGAGATCGGCGAGATTTATGAACAAGAGGACGTCCAGCTATCGGAAGAGGATAAACTGCAAATCGTGGTGCAGCGCATTTACCAGCACTACAAAGGCTTTAGTGTCGTGGACGAACTGCGCGATATGCGCATTGACGGCGTGTCCGGCGGAGTTTCCGGTTTGCCGCCTTCCGTATGGGAAGAAACATGGGATTGGGAAGGGGATGTTCAACTCGGCGAAGTGCCGCGCGCGCATGACAGTGTGTGGGTTTTTTATGAGGGGAAATCCATCCACCTTAGTTTCCTCTCCTTTGGATCGGAACTGGAACTGCGGCGTGTATGCCAAAACATCTACAAGCATAATTTTCCCGGCCAGTTGTCCGAAACGACCGGATACAAGGTGAATGAAATGGCCGACGGTTCTCGTGTCGTGGTGCTGCGCCCCCGATTTGCCGAGTCGTGGGCTTTTTTTGTGCGCAAATTTGATGTGCAAAATGCCACTTTAGAACAGCTGATTCGCGATGAACATGCGGAACTGCCGATTGCTCTGATTCGCTATCTTGTGATGGGAGAGCGCATTACGGCGATAACCGGCGCGCAAGGCAGCGGGAAAACGACGCTGCTTATGGCCATGGTGCGTCATATATCCGCCCTGCTCCCGATTCGCGTTCAAGAGATGAGCTTTGAACTGCAACTGCGCAAAATTTATCCTAATCGTAATATTCTCAGCCTTCGGGAAACGGAAACGATCTCCGGTCAGGCCGGGCTGGATATACAGAAAAAAACGGACGGCTCGGTCAACATTTTGGGTGAGGTGGCGACCGACCCGGTAGCGGCCTGGATGATCCAAATGGCGCAAGTGGCTTCACTTTTTACGTTGTTTACCCACCACGCCAAAACGTTTCGCGATTTGGTGTTGTCCTTGCGCAATTCATTGCTCAAAACCGGCGTGTTTACCAATGAACAGGTGGCAGAACAGCAAGTGGTCAGCGTCATCAACTTTGATATTCACTTAAAACGGGATGCGGACGGTCGCCGCTATATCGAGCGCATCACGGAATGCGTACCGCTTGCACAGGAAATGCCTTACCGGACAGACTTTCGCGAGAAAAAGACGCTGGATGAGAAGATGGATGCGTTTATGGAGACGGTGACGGACTACTTCCATCGCTCCACGGATCGGAAACTGTATGAAGCGCGAAATGTCATTGAATATCGGGACGGCCGTTATGTTGCGGTTCATCCGTTGTCCGAACAAAGCCGCAAAGATATTACAGAGCGGCTTGCCGGTCCGGACCAGGCAGCTTTCGAGGCGTTTTTGTGTAATTGGGGGGATGGCGATGAATCTTGA
- a CDS encoding ParB/RepB/Spo0J family partition protein translates to MAKKDDRRASIKLATVDDLFSTDESRADAQREKVMDIPLSEISDFPDHPFKVKADEAMLEMANSVKQYGVLVPGLVRPKAEGGYEMVAGHRRKKASELAGMEMMPCIVRELDDDQATIIMVDSNLQREHIAPSEKAFAYKMKLEAMKRQAGRPSKENVSQVGTQKRSDELLADQVGESRNQIQRYIRLTHLIPSILEMVDEKRIAFNPAVELSYLAEKEQQDLYETIQSEDCTPSLSQALRMKKLSQGGRLNMDVIFSILTEEKPNQREKMHIQRERIDRFFPKNFTEKQKEDLIVQLLESWYRKRQREHGR, encoded by the coding sequence TTGGCAAAGAAAGACGACAGACGCGCCAGCATCAAGCTGGCCACAGTCGATGATTTGTTTTCGACCGATGAGAGCCGCGCCGATGCACAGCGGGAAAAAGTGATGGACATCCCGTTGTCAGAGATCAGCGATTTCCCCGATCATCCATTCAAAGTAAAAGCGGATGAAGCGATGCTGGAAATGGCAAATAGTGTGAAGCAATACGGCGTATTGGTTCCTGGATTAGTACGTCCGAAGGCAGAGGGCGGTTATGAGATGGTCGCCGGACATCGGCGGAAAAAGGCGAGCGAGCTGGCGGGTATGGAAATGATGCCTTGCATCGTCCGCGAACTGGACGACGATCAAGCGACCATTATTATGGTGGACAGCAACCTGCAAAGGGAGCATATAGCGCCTAGCGAGAAGGCGTTTGCTTATAAGATGAAGCTGGAGGCGATGAAAAGACAGGCAGGCAGACCAAGTAAAGAAAATGTGTCCCAAGTTGGGACACAAAAACGTTCCGATGAACTGCTAGCAGATCAAGTTGGAGAAAGTCGCAATCAAATTCAGCGGTATATTCGCTTGACTCATTTGATCCCTTCCATTCTTGAAATGGTAGATGAAAAACGGATCGCGTTTAATCCGGCTGTTGAGTTGTCTTACTTGGCCGAAAAAGAGCAGCAAGACCTTTATGAAACGATACAGTCCGAAGACTGTACGCCTTCTTTGTCACAGGCGCTGCGTATGAAGAAACTGAGTCAGGGCGGACGGCTCAATATGGATGTTATCTTCTCGATTTTGACGGAGGAAAAGCCCAATCAGAGGGAAAAAATGCACATTCAGCGGGAGCGCATTGATCGCTTTTTCCCTAAGAATTTCACTGAAAAACAAAAGGAGGACCTTATTGTCCAATTGCTTGAAAGCTGGTATCGCAAGCGGCAGCGCGAACATGGAAGATAA
- a CDS encoding ParA family protein has protein sequence MTKVIALANQKGGVGKTTTAVNLGIGLATEGKKVLLVDADAQGNLTDALGYREPDNLSISLATLLVKNMLEESYPPQKGILHHPEGIDLMPGNIELSAVEVSLVNTMSRETILRSYIDKVKKDYDYVLIDCMPSLGMLTINALAAADSVIIPVQAHYLPAKGMTQLLQTISRVRRQINPKLLVDGVLLTMVDNRTNFAKDISFVLRRDYGDKLRVFQTEIPLSIRAAETSAKGKSIYKHDPNGQVAEAYAAFTKEVKGIGKERRQTRQHQAGHSR, from the coding sequence ATGACGAAGGTGATTGCTCTTGCCAATCAGAAAGGCGGTGTCGGCAAAACGACTACGGCTGTTAATTTGGGTATTGGCTTGGCGACTGAAGGTAAAAAGGTTCTTCTAGTGGATGCGGATGCACAAGGCAATTTGACAGATGCGTTGGGTTACCGCGAACCGGATAATTTGTCAATTTCTTTGGCTACACTGCTCGTTAAAAATATGTTGGAAGAATCGTATCCGCCCCAAAAAGGCATTTTGCACCATCCCGAAGGGATTGACCTAATGCCCGGTAACATCGAATTGTCTGCTGTTGAAGTCTCGCTTGTCAATACAATGAGCAGGGAAACGATCTTGCGCTCCTATATAGACAAGGTGAAAAAGGACTATGATTATGTCCTTATTGACTGTATGCCCAGCTTGGGCATGTTGACCATCAATGCACTGGCGGCCGCTGATAGCGTCATCATTCCGGTTCAGGCGCATTATTTACCGGCGAAAGGAATGACGCAGCTTTTGCAAACCATTTCCCGTGTCCGACGCCAAATCAACCCGAAGTTGCTGGTAGATGGCGTGCTGCTGACGATGGTGGACAACCGGACCAACTTTGCCAAGGATATTTCCTTTGTTCTTCGGCGTGATTATGGAGACAAGCTGCGTGTGTTTCAAACGGAAATTCCGCTTTCCATCCGTGCGGCGGAAACGAGCGCCAAGGGGAAGAGCATTTATAAGCATGATCCGAACGGACAAGTAGCCGAAGCGTATGCGGCATTTACAAAGGAGGTGAAGGGTATTGGCAAAGAAAGACGACAGACGCGCCAGCATCAAGCTGGCCACAGTCGATGA
- a CDS encoding DUF5704 domain-containing protein yields the protein MDNRKLYQRVLCMLLACTFFMPFFVVQQAAAALPQVIIRDGKIQFEITSTAASTSIRYRTVGWVVTREQVCSTTSPKQCADPRSRPHALFMNQEVRQIGQHPDPPIPGQPLTSYYEIPEEIVTQRLWQAGMEGIQNNDDLYFYAVMVSVNADGSVRKGPFYTLSGIKQAEGWRFPEDLDDYFGLHIPYRSAEFPVDVIAKTVDGRVIDQPDVTFEKGKYEIGETINHEFPAVIEDNGKTYTIVRSYISPKQDPSRKSWVQENPATNEKVRIRSFTVALGGTNLIAEYHEENTVKAIYMTEGGQVLKEVDKGEHATGDEVNHTFEATLTKDGQTYEIIRSYITNNNKPDEKLFIQEKGDSKLLDRSIFVGSGGSNFIGVYKGGNGDTDDETEPGAVKENEVMNPDASAVIRADTRGAERFDVLQGIPTSESLYVQANAKAYLYRNKFTEIKGTKTYPITVSRTYTLRWTEYVSGPPDSEGNPTRVPVSRSDTQTVTKSYTVERKYSYWLIDRLEVYGLQKAEVSNYALPSGQVTLQPNGYAQPRVSVSHDTSREAHITDPVYQNVSLPGQTIQGGSSRPSVPNEDWTNEAEQAVGKIKVKNDSLIFNGQTIMDNRITEETAPTPREIPTPPEIGQKVLYSSGLMIDASKPNKADQPSSGTIFFTLIEGIGGGQNQSYPIDGINPVTVHTPVVNQASVSDDQAHNQKTQPTAGRAALILDRPFTVAIPTSGAHRDIKGYGNRDYGKYMRDKQVWFPFDVYKADRKTLIPKETWTSIPVGQVQTTFYLPVWVDEGNYDVLFRTIAENSPPSFTSQMNANLDLTHHVATQVVPVEVIGRVYDFRITDIADFNWETVFRRERGSATPTGNAYWVGTKGIDGAARGNQPPYVLPIRPGSHPDAGKKNVAVKTGYHIKFELKSMGNMFGSDDGIKITPTFYFVDSKGKNRQEVDLYYHSGNKRFIRIGSSADVERRHVTLDTRLRNMSQQELTNTASSLWSLNGASGNQQTFIQQFLKDAQQPVYVGGYDVMLLPPRLRTFIGSMEVPSGIDVSRAHASVQRWVGEYSLPAAPYVVPKGFNLAEYGRTNRLDDKSPIFLRDGYIIVNFNIETIRNQQVNQPHLQYNHAPLSNQWRREGFQHRFVDPYGATFSLQDGDVVFYHADLSSYDDFGTGGTH from the coding sequence GTGGACAATAGAAAACTTTATCAACGAGTACTGTGCATGCTGCTGGCATGCACTTTTTTTATGCCGTTTTTCGTCGTTCAACAAGCGGCGGCAGCTCTCCCGCAAGTGATTATCCGTGACGGCAAGATTCAATTCGAAATCACCAGCACGGCGGCGAGCACTTCGATTCGCTATCGGACGGTGGGCTGGGTGGTGACCCGGGAGCAAGTTTGCAGCACAACATCACCCAAACAATGCGCTGACCCACGCAGCAGGCCGCATGCGCTATTTATGAATCAGGAAGTACGACAAATCGGGCAGCATCCCGATCCTCCTATCCCGGGGCAACCGTTGACATCATACTACGAAATCCCCGAAGAAATCGTGACGCAGCGTCTCTGGCAAGCAGGGATGGAGGGCATTCAGAACAATGACGATCTTTACTTTTATGCTGTGATGGTATCGGTCAATGCGGACGGCTCGGTGCGGAAAGGTCCGTTTTATACGTTGTCCGGCATCAAGCAAGCGGAAGGCTGGAGATTTCCGGAAGATCTGGATGATTACTTTGGTTTGCATATTCCTTACCGCAGTGCGGAATTCCCGGTGGACGTTATCGCTAAGACAGTAGACGGACGGGTGATTGACCAACCGGATGTGACATTTGAAAAAGGAAAGTATGAGATCGGGGAGACGATCAATCATGAATTTCCGGCGGTGATCGAAGACAATGGAAAAACGTATACCATCGTTCGCTCCTATATATCACCGAAGCAAGACCCTTCGCGAAAATCTTGGGTGCAGGAAAACCCGGCAACGAACGAAAAAGTGCGCATTCGCAGCTTTACCGTCGCGCTGGGCGGAACGAATCTGATCGCCGAATACCATGAGGAAAATACGGTGAAGGCGATTTATATGACAGAAGGCGGCCAAGTCCTGAAAGAGGTGGATAAAGGCGAACATGCGACCGGAGATGAAGTGAATCACACGTTTGAAGCCACGCTCACCAAAGACGGGCAGACGTATGAAATCATCCGGTCTTATATCACGAACAACAACAAACCCGACGAGAAATTATTTATTCAGGAAAAAGGAGATAGCAAGTTGCTGGATCGGTCCATCTTTGTCGGTTCTGGAGGCTCCAATTTTATCGGGGTATACAAAGGGGGAAATGGCGATACGGATGACGAAACAGAGCCTGGAGCTGTCAAGGAAAACGAAGTGATGAATCCCGATGCTTCGGCTGTGATCCGGGCGGATACTCGCGGTGCGGAACGCTTCGACGTGCTTCAAGGCATCCCAACATCGGAGAGTCTCTATGTTCAAGCGAATGCCAAAGCATATCTGTACCGAAACAAATTTACGGAAATCAAAGGGACGAAGACGTACCCGATTACCGTTAGTCGAACGTACACGCTGCGCTGGACGGAATACGTTTCCGGTCCCCCGGACAGCGAAGGCAATCCGACCAGAGTGCCTGTTTCACGCTCGGATACGCAAACCGTAACGAAAAGCTATACCGTGGAGCGCAAGTACAGCTACTGGCTCATTGATCGTCTGGAGGTATACGGCTTACAAAAAGCAGAGGTTTCCAACTACGCGTTACCCAGCGGGCAAGTTACCTTGCAGCCGAACGGCTACGCGCAGCCGAGGGTCTCGGTTTCTCACGACACTTCCCGTGAGGCCCACATCACCGATCCTGTCTATCAAAATGTATCGTTGCCTGGGCAGACAATTCAAGGAGGTTCCAGTCGCCCGTCCGTTCCTAATGAGGATTGGACCAACGAAGCGGAACAGGCTGTCGGAAAAATCAAAGTGAAAAATGACTCACTGATCTTTAACGGGCAAACGATTATGGACAACCGGATCACGGAAGAAACCGCCCCGACCCCAAGGGAGATACCGACTCCGCCCGAGATCGGACAAAAAGTTCTGTATAGCAGCGGTTTGATGATCGATGCCAGCAAACCCAACAAGGCCGATCAACCAAGCTCCGGCACGATCTTCTTTACGCTCATCGAAGGAATTGGGGGCGGTCAGAACCAAAGCTATCCCATTGATGGCATTAATCCGGTGACGGTGCATACGCCGGTCGTCAATCAGGCTTCTGTATCTGACGATCAGGCGCATAATCAAAAAACGCAGCCGACCGCAGGGAGAGCCGCGCTTATTCTGGATCGTCCATTTACGGTCGCCATCCCAACCAGTGGAGCGCATCGGGATATAAAGGGTTACGGCAATCGCGACTATGGCAAGTATATGCGCGACAAGCAAGTATGGTTTCCGTTTGACGTGTACAAAGCGGATCGGAAAACGCTGATCCCGAAAGAAACATGGACGTCGATCCCGGTCGGTCAGGTGCAGACAACGTTTTATTTACCTGTTTGGGTGGACGAGGGCAATTACGATGTACTATTCCGAACCATTGCTGAAAACAGTCCTCCCTCCTTTACGTCACAAATGAACGCCAACTTAGACTTGACGCACCATGTGGCCACACAGGTTGTGCCGGTTGAAGTGATCGGCCGTGTCTATGATTTCCGCATCACAGACATTGCCGACTTTAATTGGGAGACCGTATTTCGCAGAGAACGAGGAAGTGCAACGCCGACTGGCAACGCTTATTGGGTGGGTACGAAGGGCATCGACGGCGCAGCACGGGGTAATCAGCCTCCTTACGTGTTGCCGATTCGACCGGGGAGCCATCCGGATGCCGGTAAGAAAAACGTGGCTGTCAAAACGGGCTACCATATTAAATTTGAATTGAAGAGTATGGGCAATATGTTCGGTTCGGACGACGGGATCAAGATTACGCCAACCTTTTACTTTGTCGACAGCAAGGGCAAGAACCGGCAAGAGGTGGACTTGTACTATCATTCGGGGAATAAACGTTTTATTCGCATCGGCTCCAGTGCAGATGTGGAGCGGCGTCATGTGACGCTGGACACCCGCTTGCGCAATATGTCCCAGCAGGAACTGACGAACACGGCATCTTCCCTTTGGTCGCTGAACGGTGCGTCTGGCAACCAGCAAACGTTTATTCAGCAGTTTTTGAAAGATGCACAACAGCCCGTTTACGTGGGCGGATATGATGTCATGTTGCTCCCGCCACGGCTTCGGACATTTATCGGCAGTATGGAAGTTCCTTCCGGCATCGACGTTTCGCGTGCTCATGCGTCAGTGCAGCGCTGGGTCGGCGAATACAGTCTACCTGCCGCACCGTATGTCGTCCCCAAAGGATTCAACTTGGCCGAGTACGGACGCACCAATCGGCTGGACGATAAGTCGCCTATTTTTTTGCGGGACGGGTACATCATTGTCAATTTCAATATTGAAACGATTCGCAATCAGCAGGTGAATCAACCACATTTGCAGTATAACCACGCACCGCTCAGCAATCAATGGCGACGAGAAGGGTTTCAGCATCGCTTTGTCGACCCGTATGGAGCAACGTTTAGTTTGCAGGACGGCGATGTGGTGTTCTATCATGCCGACCTGTCTTCTTATGATGACTTTGGAACAGGAGGTACCCATTAA
- the rlmD gene encoding 23S rRNA (uracil(1939)-C(5))-methyltransferase RlmD produces MKKQRSNGAAGRKESAGRAYGSAERETGIRSSSKRSRNGSAGHLRGARKQQAPEIAGLPVSKNDEVVIDIIGMNHDGEGVGRADGYTLFVAGALPGEKVLVKVLKTKKQYGYAKLLELREASPDRVAPPCGIYDKCGGCQLQHWSYAGQLAWKRQHVVDALERIGKLRVAAEGDAGAVLGGDGASEGAAHGDEGIVVLPTLGMAEPWRYRNKAQVPIGVTDGALVGGFYARGSHRIVDMETCLIQHEHNDDVVTRVKAIGSELGITAYDEETGRGLLRHVVVKKAFHTGEMMLVLVTNGQDIPHVEAWVGLIREQLPQVVSICQNINTKQTNVIFGDETRVLWGRDVIYDYIGDVQFAISARSFYQVNPVQTEVLYSKTVEYAGLTGRETVIDAYCGIGTISLFLAQHAERVYGVEIVKEAIDDARSNAELNGMKHVTFEVGASEDVIPRWKEQGIQADVIVVDPPRKGCDPRLLETILEMKPERVVYVSCNPSTLARDLRILEDGGYRTLEVQPVDMFPHTVHVECVIGICRDDT; encoded by the coding sequence ATGAAGAAGCAGCGAAGTAATGGGGCAGCGGGCAGGAAGGAATCGGCGGGCCGTGCCTATGGATCGGCGGAGCGTGAGACAGGTATCCGCAGCTCTAGTAAACGAAGCAGAAATGGAAGTGCAGGTCATTTGCGTGGCGCTAGAAAACAGCAGGCACCAGAGATCGCCGGATTGCCTGTCAGCAAAAACGATGAAGTGGTCATCGACATCATCGGTATGAATCACGACGGAGAGGGCGTGGGCCGGGCAGATGGGTACACGCTGTTTGTAGCTGGAGCGCTTCCGGGCGAGAAGGTGCTCGTGAAGGTGCTGAAGACGAAGAAGCAATACGGCTATGCCAAACTGCTTGAGCTGCGTGAAGCCAGCCCGGATCGTGTAGCTCCGCCGTGCGGCATTTACGACAAGTGCGGCGGCTGCCAGCTGCAGCACTGGAGCTACGCGGGCCAGCTGGCCTGGAAGCGCCAGCACGTGGTCGATGCGCTGGAGCGCATCGGCAAGCTGCGCGTGGCGGCGGAGGGCGATGCTGGCGCGGTGCTGGGCGGCGATGGGGCTAGCGAGGGAGCAGCACACGGCGACGAGGGTATTGTTGTGCTGCCGACGCTCGGCATGGCGGAGCCTTGGCGCTACCGCAACAAGGCCCAGGTGCCGATCGGCGTGACCGACGGCGCCCTGGTCGGCGGCTTCTATGCCCGCGGCAGCCACCGCATCGTCGACATGGAGACGTGCCTGATCCAGCATGAGCATAACGACGATGTCGTCACCCGCGTGAAGGCGATCGGGAGCGAGCTCGGCATCACCGCCTATGACGAAGAGACGGGGCGAGGCCTCTTGCGCCATGTTGTCGTGAAGAAGGCTTTTCATACCGGAGAAATGATGCTTGTCCTCGTCACCAACGGGCAGGACATTCCGCACGTCGAGGCCTGGGTCGGCCTGATCCGGGAACAGCTCCCGCAGGTAGTCAGCATTTGCCAGAACATTAACACGAAACAGACCAACGTCATCTTTGGCGACGAAACCCGCGTCCTCTGGGGACGTGACGTCATTTATGATTATATCGGAGACGTGCAGTTTGCGATCTCGGCGCGCTCTTTTTACCAAGTGAATCCGGTGCAAACTGAAGTGTTGTACAGTAAGACGGTGGAATATGCGGGGCTGACCGGAAGAGAGACTGTCATCGACGCCTACTGCGGCATTGGAACGATTTCCTTGTTCCTGGCGCAGCACGCCGAACGCGTATACGGGGTAGAAATCGTCAAGGAAGCGATCGACGACGCCCGCAGCAATGCCGAGTTGAACGGGATGAAGCATGTGACGTTTGAGGTGGGAGCTTCGGAGGACGTCATCCCCCGCTGGAAGGAGCAAGGCATCCAAGCAGATGTGATCGTGGTCGATCCTCCGCGTAAAGGCTGCGATCCCCGCTTGCTGGAGACGATCTTGGAGATGAAGCCGGAGCGGGTGGTGTATGTAAGTTGTAACCCGTCCACGCTAGCCAGGGATCTGCGGATTCTGGAGGATGGCGGCTACCGGACGTTAGAGGTGCAGCCGGTGGATATGTTCCCGCATACAGTGCATGTGGAGTGCGTAATAGGAATATGTCGAGACGATACGTAG
- a CDS encoding SAF domain-containing protein, protein MSWIYRHRKMLVIAAILFGILLLVSAVIFHLMRQAEQQQEHQEVIAHYERQIEQLTATKEESLQTVWTVARTIPAGEQIEPEDVTAMTLPTALVSPEMIAKEEEAVGKHAKVELRPGMPLLASVLYEGNPIAKDVRTQEFQIIQLPSHLGKAQYIDVRINFPTGEDFVVLAKKQVLDREGTVIWLEMNETDLLLTSSAIIDAYLQGARLYAVPYIEPGLQEAATATYPANPMVLDLLEQNPNLVEQVSTELARQQRERLESNLNEMSEADKMRVMYGNVTVQQQLMNERAATQQSNAAQQMPQPLSFPEQDDQESVQGEDEQPPSSLPVVVEEESPEATLPDPPPASEPESETAPDYSEIFNQ, encoded by the coding sequence ATGTCTTGGATCTATCGTCATCGCAAGATGCTGGTGATCGCTGCCATTTTGTTCGGCATTCTTTTGCTCGTGTCGGCTGTCATTTTTCACTTGATGAGACAAGCTGAACAACAGCAGGAACATCAGGAAGTGATCGCCCATTATGAGAGGCAAATAGAACAGTTAACAGCGACTAAAGAAGAATCGCTGCAAACGGTATGGACTGTGGCTCGAACCATTCCGGCCGGTGAGCAGATCGAACCGGAAGACGTCACGGCGATGACCCTGCCGACCGCATTGGTTTCGCCCGAAATGATCGCTAAGGAGGAAGAGGCGGTCGGTAAACACGCCAAAGTTGAACTTCGCCCGGGAATGCCGCTTCTTGCTTCTGTGCTGTATGAGGGCAACCCGATTGCCAAGGATGTGCGGACACAAGAGTTTCAAATCATTCAGCTTCCGTCGCATCTGGGAAAAGCACAGTATATCGATGTGAGGATCAACTTCCCGACTGGCGAAGATTTCGTTGTGCTTGCCAAAAAGCAGGTGCTTGATCGCGAGGGAACCGTCATTTGGCTGGAGATGAATGAAACCGACCTGCTGCTCACATCAAGCGCGATCATCGATGCTTATCTGCAAGGCGCAAGATTATACGCGGTGCCCTATATCGAACCGGGACTGCAAGAGGCAGCGACGGCGACTTATCCGGCCAATCCGATGGTGTTGGATTTATTGGAGCAAAACCCAAACCTGGTTGAGCAGGTTTCTACTGAGCTGGCTCGTCAGCAACGCGAAAGGTTGGAAAGCAACCTGAATGAAATGAGCGAAGCGGACAAAATGCGGGTGATGTACGGCAATGTCACCGTGCAGCAACAACTCATGAATGAACGGGCCGCAACACAGCAAAGCAATGCCGCTCAGCAAATGCCGCAGCCCCTTAGTTTCCCGGAGCAGGATGACCAAGAGTCGGTGCAAGGAGAAGATGAACAGCCGCCTTCTTCCCTTCCGGTCGTGGTAGAAGAAGAATCGCCCGAAGCGACGTTGCCCGATCCACCGCCTGCATCCGAGCCAGAGTCAGAAACGGCCCCGGATTATTCCGAAATCTTCAATCAATAA